One part of the Aspergillus luchuensis IFO 4308 DNA, chromosome 5, nearly complete sequence genome encodes these proteins:
- a CDS encoding uncharacterized protein (COG:Q;~EggNog:ENOG410PJSN;~InterPro:IPR036291,IPR002347,IPR020904;~PFAM:PF00106,PF13561;~go_function: GO:0016491 - oxidoreductase activity [Evidence IEA];~go_process: GO:0055114 - oxidation-reduction process [Evidence IEA]): MTASAEDVVPFSVEGKTAIVTGAGSGINLSFASLLLSRNCNVVVADIALRPEAEQLIAKYEAADSSPRAVFIRTDVTSWADLKRMFDLTLSLFEEFHILCPGAGVYEPPWSNFWQPPGSAMSKDKEDSDRYALLDINVTHPIRTTQLALSHWLHPTSPNVAPVSAQNPRRVIHISSVAGQLPNVVCPMYGASKSAITGFVRCLAPLEQAIGVRVNAVAPGLIRTPLWVENQEKMMLIDEEKDGWATPEEVASAMLKCVEDKDIGGGTILEVVRNSTRRVEILNDPGPARVAGDASIPSKNQQGVDQLLESLKQKDIWGPQQRST, from the exons ATGACAGCCTCCGCGGAAGATGTCGTACCCTTCTcggtggaagggaagacGGCCATTGTCACGGGCGCTGGCTCGG GGATCAATCTATCATTCGCATCCCTTCTGCTATCCAGAAATTGCAATGTTGTGGTAGCCGACATCGCTTTGCGACCGGAAGCAGAGCAACTCATCGCCAAGTATGAGGCCGCCGACTCCTCCCCGCGAGCAGTTTTCATTCGCACAGACGTCACCTCTTGGGCCGACTTGAAACGCATGTTCGACTTGACCTTGTCCTTGTTTGAAGAGTTTCATATTCTCTGTCCTGGTGCGGGTGTCTACGAGCCCCCGTGGTCGAATTTCTGGCAGCCACCCGGCTCCGCCATGAGCAAAGATAAAGAGGACAGCGACCGATACGCGCTCCTGGACATCAACGTCACGCATCCCATCCGAACTACCCAATTGGCCTTGTCGCATTGGCTGCATCCCACAAGCCCCAACGTAGCTCCTGTCTCTGCGCAGAATCCCCGCCGCGTTATTCACATCTCCTCCGTGGCAGGTCAACTGCCAAACGTTGTGTGTCCCATGTATGGCGCTTCGAAGAGCGCCATTACCGGCTTCGTGCGGTGTTTGGCCCCCCTCGAGCAGGCAATCGGCGTTCGCGTCAATGCAGTGGCCCCCGGTCTTATACGTACCCCACTGTGGGTCGAGAATCAGGAAAAAATGATGCTTAtcgacgaggagaaggacggATGGGCAACGCCCGAAGAAGTCGCATCCGCCATGCTAAAATGCGTGGAAGATAAGGATATTGGGGGAGGAACGATATTGGAAGTTGTTCGCAACTCAACGCGACGTGTCGAGATTCTGAATGACCCAGGTCCCGCTAGGGTGGCTGGGGATGCCTCCATCCCGAGCAAGAACCAACAGGGGGTGGACCAACTCCTCGAATCcctgaagcagaaggatATATGGGGCCCCCAACAACGATCGACATAG
- a CDS encoding uncharacterized protein (COG:Z;~EggNog:ENOG410PJDD;~InterPro:IPR011990,IPR019734,IPR013026;~PFAM:PF13374,PF13176,PF13424,PF07721;~go_function: GO:0005515 - protein binding [Evidence IEA]): MDVSLPPSYLKAFRALSKRYRKQGHADAAAELETVVEQVSSENRGDSGIALKRFGALVLAFLERGQWNSAVDVGTIVVDARRAQLGPNDPITMAAVHNLVSGYCGQGRWAEAIDLGRQVTEARRKVLGEDHPHTMASMSNLATAYRKEGYWRQSEALEVRLLQIKTRRFGQDDQSTLTSMGNLANTYTHMGRYDDAERLEKRVVEQCSRAMGEHHGSTLMWKSNLAATYREQGKLEEALKLESEVMDIRIKRLGTQHPLTLTSMANLATMYRDQGRLEEAEHLETQVVEISKINLGEQHPQTLMSMINLASTYRGQERMDEAASLGARAVAVMKARLGEQNPLTLTAMADLALTYQGQGKTGSAEALTAQALRLMQKYLGALHPHTLTTMANLGAIYQSQGRWDEAETLMEQAVRGREKVLGKTHPDTQASMEDLLRVYRVLAADRTTEIHMRHTQ, from the coding sequence ATGGATGTTTCGCTTCCCCCTTCGTATCTGAAGGCGTTCAGGGCGCTGTCAAAACGGTATCGGAAGCAAGGACATGCTGATGCAGCTGCCGAGCTAGAGACGGTGGTGGAGCAGGTCAGTAGTGAGAATAGGGGTGACTCCGGTATCGCGCTGAAGAGATTCGGGGCGCTAGTCCTGGCCTTCCTTGAACGGGGTCAGTGGAACTCTGCCGTAGATGTCGGAACGATTGTGGTCGACGCCCGACGGGCGCAGCTAGGTCCCAACGaccccatcaccatggccgCCGTCCACAACCTGGTTTCCGGGTATTGTGGTCAGGGCCGTTGGGCGGAAGCGATCGATCTGGGTCGCCAGGTCACCGAGGCGCGCCGCAAAGTCTTGGGGGAGGACCACCCCCACACGATGGCTTCCATGTCCAATTTGGCTACCGCATATCGCAAGGAGGGGTATTGGCGACAATCTGAGGCACTGGAAGTTCGTCTGCTGCAGATCAAGACCCGACGATTCGGCCAAGATGACCAGTCCACCCTCACGTCCATGGGCAATCTGGCCAACACGTACACTCACATGGGGCGATATGATGATGCGGAACgattggagaagagggtggtGGAACAATGTTCACGCGCGATGGGTGAGCACCATGGGTCGACCTTGATGTGGAAGTCCAACCTAGCAGCCACGTATCGCGAGCAGGGtaagttggaggaggcgtTGAAGTTGGAGTCGGAAGTGATGGACATCCGTATCAAGCGGCTCGGGACCCAGCACCCCTTGACGCTGACATCCATGGCAAACCTTGCAACGATGTACCGGGACCAGGGGCggttggaggaggcagaACACCTGGAGACGCAAGTCGTAGAGATAAGCAAGATCAATCTAGGCGAGCAGCATCCGCAGACGCTGATGTCGATGATCAACTTGGCGTCCACCTACCGGGGCCAGGAACGGATGGACGAGGCCGCCAGTCTTGGGGCACGAGCGGTGGCTGTGATGAAGGCACGCCTGGGTGAGCAGAATCCATTAACCTTGACTGCCATGGCAGATCTCGCCTTGACGTATCAGGGTCAAGGAAAGACGGGTAGCGCCGAAGCGTTGACCGCGCAGGCGCTGCGTTTGATGCAGAAGTATCTCGGAGCACTCCATCCGCACACGCTGACGACCATGGCCAACTTGGGGGCCATCTACCAGTCCCAAGGCCGATGGGATGAAGCCGAGACGCTCATGGAGCAAGCCGTTCGTGGCCGGGAGAAGGTGCTAGGGAAAACACATCCAGACACGCAAGCGTCAATGGAGGACCTGCTGCGCGTGTATCGAGTGTTGGCGGCGGATCGCACGACGGAGATACACATGCGGCATACCCAGTAA